The following proteins are encoded in a genomic region of Halalkalicoccus subterraneus:
- a CDS encoding ferredoxin, which translates to MYVEFDRDTCTGIFNCVHEWEKFVEDRDAGKATLVESDEFETDHYRRDVPEGEEFDAKMAARVCPVDAITIYDEEGEQLVP; encoded by the coding sequence ATGTACGTCGAATTCGATCGCGATACCTGTACAGGAATCTTCAACTGCGTCCACGAGTGGGAAAAGTTCGTCGAAGATCGTGATGCGGGGAAAGCGACGCTCGTTGAAAGCGACGAGTTCGAGACCGATCACTATAGACGAGACGTTCCCGAAGGGGAGGAATTCGATGCGAAAATGGCCGCTCGTGTTTGTCCGGTAGATGCAATCACTATCTACGACGAGGAGGGGGAACAATTGGTTCCATAA
- a CDS encoding DUF7521 family protein → MIWVGTAVVVVKTVILLLGSGITYIAYKAYRRTGASSLRTLGIGFGVITLGSLLAGVADQLLSVSLEMGVLINSVLVAIGFAIIMYSLYLERT, encoded by the coding sequence ATGATATGGGTCGGAACTGCTGTTGTCGTTGTCAAAACAGTAATTTTACTATTGGGATCCGGTATCACCTATATTGCATATAAAGCGTACCGTCGAACTGGTGCTTCCTCACTGCGGACGTTAGGTATTGGATTTGGTGTCATTACGCTTGGCTCACTACTTGCTGGAGTAGCTGATCAACTTCTATCTGTTTCGTTAGAGATGGGTGTCTTGATTAACAGTGTTCTTGTCGCGATCGGTTTCGCAATTATCATGTATTCTCTGTACCTCGAACGCACATAG
- a CDS encoding winged helix-turn-helix domain-containing protein, with product MERSSASSADSPSLQVILDALDDADCRTILRETAQPMTATELSTRCDIPQSTLYRKLELLSHASLVRERDTINPQGGRTTRYERDFDNVKISMESDDFSVTVDRPSRKADERLADIWSQMGDEL from the coding sequence ATGGAACGTAGTTCAGCGTCATCAGCGGATTCACCATCATTACAGGTAATTCTTGATGCGCTGGATGACGCTGATTGCCGAACGATCCTTCGTGAAACAGCACAACCTATGACCGCAACTGAACTCAGTACCAGATGCGATATACCCCAATCAACTTTGTATCGAAAATTAGAACTCCTGAGTCATGCATCGCTCGTCCGTGAGCGAGACACGATTAATCCGCAAGGAGGACGAACCACACGATATGAGCGAGACTTTGACAACGTGAAGATCTCGATGGAGAGCGATGACTTCTCAGTAACAGTGGATCGTCCTTCCCGAAAGGCAGATGAACGACTCGCGGATATTTGGTCTCAGATGGGTGATGAGTTATGA
- a CDS encoding transcription initiation factor IIB: MTNTVPTIIDDHSEETSSNSPSQSASVCPECDGPVIQDDEHGEVTCEECGLVLDTDVVDHGPDWRAYDSKERDEKSRVGAPTTQLMHDKGLSTMIGWQDRDAYGHAISEPKRAQLQRLRQWDERFRTKDAHERNLKQAFGEIRRMASALGLPDSIRETAGVLYRRAVEDDLLPGRSIEGMATASLYTAARQHSTPRTLAEFETVSRVERLRIQRAYRYLSRELGLRMKPVDPLQYVPQFASELNVSDEATRRARDLLTTAKTQGVHSGRNPAGLAAGAIYAATRLTNEKLTQETVRSATHVSRMTIRARYQELLEIYGEEGHNV; encoded by the coding sequence ATGACTAACACTGTCCCTACAATCATCGATGACCATAGCGAGGAGACGTCCTCGAATTCACCATCTCAGTCGGCCTCTGTGTGTCCAGAATGTGATGGACCCGTTATTCAGGACGATGAGCATGGTGAAGTCACCTGTGAGGAGTGTGGCTTGGTTCTCGATACTGATGTGGTCGATCATGGTCCGGACTGGCGTGCATACGATAGCAAGGAGCGCGATGAAAAAAGCCGGGTTGGTGCCCCAACAACGCAATTGATGCATGATAAGGGGTTGAGTACAATGATAGGTTGGCAAGATAGGGATGCATACGGGCACGCGATATCAGAGCCAAAACGAGCACAATTACAACGCCTCCGCCAGTGGGACGAACGGTTTCGAACGAAGGATGCACACGAACGAAATCTCAAGCAGGCATTCGGCGAGATCCGTCGGATGGCCTCCGCTCTTGGTTTACCTGACTCGATTCGTGAAACTGCTGGTGTGCTCTATCGACGAGCTGTTGAAGATGACTTGCTTCCCGGACGATCCATTGAGGGGATGGCCACAGCATCGTTGTATACAGCGGCTCGGCAACATTCGACACCACGGACGTTGGCAGAGTTCGAGACTGTAAGTCGAGTTGAACGACTCCGTATACAGCGTGCCTATCGCTATTTGTCCCGTGAGCTTGGCTTACGAATGAAACCAGTGGATCCACTTCAATACGTTCCACAGTTTGCGTCCGAACTCAATGTGAGTGATGAAGCAACACGTCGGGCTCGGGACCTACTCACAACTGCAAAAACGCAGGGAGTTCATAGCGGTCGGAATCCCGCTGGGCTTGCCGCTGGTGCCATCTATGCAGCTACTCGATTAACAAACGAGAAACTCACACAAGAGACCGTACGATCTGCGACTCACGTAAGTAGAATGACGATCCGAGCTCGGTATCAAGAGTTGCTTGAGATTTATGGCGAAGAGGGGCACAATGTGTAA
- a CDS encoding nitric-oxide reductase large subunit, whose amino-acid sequence MAITNFLQNAVLPDRDQPASERRHAKAYVVERLKPGVVDAVPTWVRRTAHDPSSAIERRIESLLKEYEGMSVVDEATDRAFEAFLHQYNLDETRLDDRTVEAIRERVAADARPSESTLAGTLSDVDLSELDLAAITAGDRDGDAFSELLERDAIEFGHQIERALGDASERFEDVTVDGNEGRSIHATEAGAAALAATLLADSGGVSDLGGALAGLLSVFAAENIGGGGQYTGEQVALGALSKLLDGLDEDEIREILGSETTGARALVALFVANLVAMGLGAWFSKRHAPPIPEEFRGPDNDVVFTAEQVRAGKKAFQANGLMNQGSILGNGSYFGVDLTADALELKAHFMREYYARERGTDSLVALDEDEQAAVEHRVETELDGEAPDGPIAEYSAAETYAHQQIRETYIERYHEGDPERGIPEGFVRSVEQAARIADFACWTAWISHTNRPGSDHSYTNDWPYVSGTGNRPTGQVLVWSTISLVLLVASGGLGVWAYHTFDFAEPTTEMIEIPSPDKVASTATQYAAAWYVPVAGALFLVQTLTGALLAHYYIERTGFFGIADALGIDIVSLLPFATVRTWHVNLAVLWITTLWLAGGLFLPGLFSDDDPPWQTAGTTTLLGLLVTATVGAFAGVWLGIHGKLGTPEDGDLWWLIGSEGLEYLEVGRLWKLLLLAGFVGWTGLVIRGVRRVEDSPAGLGHFMAYAGGSIALLFGASMLYTPETNIAVTEFWRWWVVHMWVEGVFEFFVTAVISVALVSMELVDQGDAEKAILFEVFTIMGAGIVGVSHHYWWVGLPDVWVPLGTTFSTLEFIPLVFVLYRSLGEYRSLRAQGEDFPYTIPFLFIIASSVWNFVGGGVLGFFINLPVINYYEHGTYLTVAHAHAAMFGAFGLLALGLGTYILRVVTPENAWDPAWFRGAFWLTNIGLAIMTFASLLPVGFAQLKASYSEGYAVARSLEFYERPRVQALLWVRTLGDTPMILGALAFTVGAVKHVYAARGDRKHQVIA is encoded by the coding sequence ATGGCCATCACGAACTTCCTTCAGAACGCCGTCCTCCCCGATCGTGACCAACCCGCGTCGGAGAGGCGCCACGCGAAAGCGTACGTAGTAGAGCGGCTCAAACCAGGCGTTGTTGATGCCGTCCCGACGTGGGTTCGCCGGACGGCACATGATCCTTCCAGTGCGATCGAGCGCCGTATCGAATCCCTCCTTAAGGAGTACGAGGGGATGTCGGTCGTTGATGAAGCGACCGATCGCGCGTTCGAGGCGTTCCTACACCAGTACAATCTTGATGAGACTCGCTTGGACGATCGGACCGTTGAGGCGATCCGCGAGCGCGTGGCCGCCGACGCACGACCGTCGGAATCGACGCTCGCCGGGACTCTCTCGGATGTAGATCTCTCGGAGCTTGATCTAGCGGCCATCACGGCTGGCGACCGAGACGGCGACGCTTTCTCCGAGTTACTCGAACGGGACGCGATCGAATTCGGTCACCAGATTGAGCGGGCCCTCGGCGACGCCTCGGAGCGTTTCGAGGACGTGACCGTAGATGGAAACGAAGGACGTTCCATCCACGCAACTGAGGCCGGAGCGGCGGCACTCGCGGCGACCCTGCTTGCCGACAGTGGGGGTGTGTCGGACCTCGGCGGGGCGCTTGCGGGCCTGCTGTCCGTGTTCGCCGCCGAGAACATCGGGGGTGGTGGCCAGTACACTGGCGAACAGGTCGCCCTCGGCGCGCTCTCGAAGCTCCTTGATGGGCTTGACGAAGACGAAATACGCGAAATTCTCGGTTCAGAGACGACTGGCGCACGGGCGCTCGTTGCACTTTTCGTCGCCAACCTCGTAGCGATGGGGCTTGGAGCGTGGTTCTCTAAACGTCACGCGCCCCCGATCCCCGAGGAATTCCGTGGTCCCGATAACGATGTCGTCTTTACGGCAGAGCAAGTCCGGGCAGGGAAAAAAGCATTCCAGGCCAACGGACTGATGAATCAGGGGTCGATCCTGGGCAACGGCTCCTACTTTGGAGTCGACCTCACTGCCGACGCGCTAGAGCTAAAAGCCCACTTCATGCGCGAGTACTACGCTCGAGAGCGGGGAACCGATTCTCTGGTGGCCCTCGATGAGGATGAACAGGCCGCCGTTGAACACCGGGTCGAAACCGAACTCGACGGTGAGGCCCCTGACGGCCCAATCGCGGAGTACTCAGCAGCCGAGACCTATGCACATCAGCAGATCCGTGAGACATATATCGAGCGCTATCACGAGGGTGATCCCGAACGAGGAATCCCAGAAGGCTTTGTTAGAAGTGTAGAACAGGCCGCCCGAATCGCCGACTTCGCCTGCTGGACGGCCTGGATCTCCCATACCAATCGACCGGGCTCGGACCACTCGTATACAAACGACTGGCCCTACGTTTCCGGGACCGGGAACCGCCCGACTGGGCAGGTGCTCGTCTGGAGTACGATCAGCCTCGTATTGCTCGTCGCGAGCGGTGGGCTGGGCGTGTGGGCGTACCATACCTTCGACTTCGCCGAGCCGACGACCGAGATGATCGAGATTCCTTCGCCGGACAAGGTGGCAAGTACGGCTACACAGTACGCCGCCGCGTGGTATGTCCCCGTCGCGGGTGCCCTGTTTCTCGTTCAGACGCTCACCGGAGCGCTGCTAGCCCACTACTACATCGAGCGCACCGGCTTTTTCGGCATCGCTGATGCACTGGGGATCGACATCGTCTCGCTGTTGCCCTTCGCGACCGTCCGAACGTGGCACGTCAACCTCGCAGTGCTCTGGATCACGACACTGTGGCTCGCGGGCGGATTGTTCCTCCCGGGGCTGTTCAGCGACGACGACCCACCGTGGCAGACCGCAGGGACGACCACGCTGCTCGGTCTGCTTGTGACTGCGACCGTCGGCGCGTTTGCGGGCGTCTGGCTCGGTATCCACGGCAAGCTTGGGACGCCAGAGGACGGCGACCTCTGGTGGCTGATCGGCTCGGAAGGTCTCGAGTACCTCGAAGTCGGCCGGCTCTGGAAACTGTTGCTTCTTGCGGGCTTCGTCGGCTGGACCGGGTTGGTGATCCGCGGTGTGCGCCGTGTCGAGGACTCTCCGGCCGGACTGGGACACTTCATGGCGTACGCTGGCGGCTCGATTGCGCTGCTGTTCGGAGCGAGCATGCTGTACACTCCCGAGACGAACATAGCGGTCACGGAGTTCTGGCGCTGGTGGGTCGTTCACATGTGGGTCGAGGGCGTCTTCGAGTTCTTTGTCACCGCCGTGATCTCGGTTGCGCTGGTCTCGATGGAGCTGGTCGACCAAGGCGATGCTGAGAAGGCAATCCTCTTCGAGGTGTTCACGATCATGGGTGCAGGTATCGTCGGCGTCTCGCATCATTACTGGTGGGTCGGTCTGCCCGACGTATGGGTGCCCCTCGGAACGACGTTTTCGACGCTTGAGTTCATCCCATTGGTGTTCGTCCTGTATCGGAGCCTTGGGGAGTATCGCTCGCTTCGCGCACAGGGCGAAGACTTCCCGTATACGATTCCATTTTTGTTTATTATCGCCAGCAGCGTCTGGAATTTCGTCGGTGGCGGGGTACTGGGATTCTTCATTAACCTGCCGGTGATCAACTACTACGAACACGGCACCTACCTGACTGTGGCCCACGCCCACGCGGCGATGTTCGGCGCGTTCGGGCTGCTCGCACTCGGGTTGGGGACGTACATCTTGCGTGTGGTCACGCCCGAGAACGCCTGGGACCCAGCGTGGTTCCGCGGGGCGTTTTGGCTGACGAACATCGGGCTGGCGATCATGACTTTCGCCTCGTTGCTTCCCGTCGGCTTCGCCCAGCTCAAAGCGTCCTACTCGGAAGGATACGCTGTCGCCCGGAGTCTCGAGTTCTATGAGCGCCCGCGGGTGCAGGCCTTGCTCTGGGTCCGAACACTTGGGGACACCCCGATGATCCTCGGTGCACTTGCATTTACCGTCGGCGCGGTCAAGCACGTTTACGCAGCTCGGGGCGATAGAAAGCATCAGGTGATCGCGTAG
- a CDS encoding type II toxin-antitoxin system PemK/MazF family toxin — protein MSMERGDVVLAADPFKDESTTGRPFLLINRAETPFHGEQYITLSLTTRTWHDERIVLMDEHWQEGGAPKSSSIMPWSVNSVKTEWITDWQGRLTDEIVEQAVAQLREYVE, from the coding sequence ATGAGCATGGAACGTGGAGATGTTGTGCTCGCAGCGGACCCGTTCAAAGATGAGAGCACAACCGGCCGCCCGTTTCTGCTTATCAATCGAGCAGAGACACCGTTTCACGGTGAACAGTATATCACTCTTTCACTGACGACGCGAACGTGGCATGACGAACGAATTGTACTCATGGATGAGCACTGGCAAGAAGGAGGTGCTCCCAAATCGAGTTCGATAATGCCGTGGTCGGTGAATTCAGTGAAGACGGAGTGGATCACCGATTGGCAAGGGAGGCTCACCGACGAGATCGTTGAGCAGGCAGTTGCTCAGTTGCGAGAGTACGTTGAGTAA
- a CDS encoding MarR family transcriptional regulator → MTLETLLTNMPIDIETFTDGSSEELTEVTNAEKVVRFLYRNNDKAFTPSEIAEGASIKKSSIGTVLRRLQDRELVQHKGDYWAIGDEQRVHEAFRFHRTITDLDERFGAEDLDEWREHAAEDSSE, encoded by the coding sequence ATGACACTAGAGACACTACTGACAAACATGCCAATCGATATTGAAACGTTCACTGACGGAAGCAGTGAGGAACTGACCGAGGTAACGAACGCTGAAAAGGTCGTTCGATTCCTCTATCGGAACAACGACAAGGCTTTCACTCCCTCCGAGATTGCAGAAGGGGCCAGTATCAAGAAGAGTTCGATCGGGACTGTTCTCCGTCGGCTACAGGATCGGGAGCTGGTTCAGCACAAGGGAGACTACTGGGCAATTGGTGATGAGCAACGGGTCCATGAGGCGTTTCGATTTCATCGTACGATAACGGATCTGGATGAGCGGTTCGGTGCAGAGGATCTCGACGAATGGCGTGAACACGCTGCTGAAGACTCATCCGAATGA